One Candidatus Rhabdochlamydia sp. T3358 genomic window carries:
- the rpsD gene encoding 30S ribosomal protein S4, producing MVRYTGPKNRVARRFGANIFGKARNPLLHKPNPPGMHGSKRKKKSDYGLQLEEQQKLKAVYGMLTTTQVVRYYKEASKAKGNTPAVFIERLECRLDNMVYRLKLAPTIFAAQQLVSHGHVLVNGKKVDRRSFFVRPGMTISIKEKSQKNDKIQKSVISSGDIPEYLSLDASTFSGQLLIPPAIDQVPFPILINVPLICEFLAHNN from the coding sequence ATGGTTCGATACACCGGCCCAAAAAATCGTGTTGCAAGACGTTTTGGAGCGAATATATTTGGCAAAGCTCGTAATCCGTTACTACATAAGCCAAATCCTCCTGGAATGCATGGAAGTAAAAGAAAGAAAAAGTCTGATTATGGCCTTCAGCTAGAAGAGCAACAAAAGCTAAAAGCTGTTTATGGCATGCTTACCACCACTCAGGTTGTACGCTACTATAAAGAAGCTTCCAAAGCAAAGGGAAACACCCCTGCTGTTTTTATCGAGAGATTAGAGTGCAGATTAGATAATATGGTTTACCGTTTGAAATTAGCACCGACCATTTTTGCAGCTCAGCAGCTAGTATCTCATGGACATGTATTGGTAAATGGAAAGAAAGTAGACCGTAGGTCCTTTTTTGTCCGTCCGGGAATGACGATTTCTATCAAAGAAAAGTCTCAAAAAAATGATAAAATCCAAAAAAGCGTAATTAGCTCTGGTGATATCCCTGAGTACCTATCTTTGGATGCTAGCACTTTTTCAGGACAACTTCTCATCCCTCCTGCAATCGATCAGGTACCTTTTCCTATTTTGATTAATGTACCACTGATTTGCGAGTTCTTAGCTCACAATAACTAA
- a CDS encoding rhodanese-related sulfurtransferase has translation MKKDYWIVAYYIFTPIEDPLEEVKRYQKFLENKNIKCRIYIAHNGVNAQMSGYKTDIQVYIDWIKQDARFKEISFKIDSYHEHVFPKVCIKFRKQLVALDEEVDLGLTGKHLSPKEWKEMLENRDEGVLLLDVRNQYESELGHFEGAELPCLKNFREFPPYAKELKNHYDPAQTKVMMYCTGGIRCELYSALLKKEGFTEIYQLDGGVINYGKQESTAHWRGKLFVFDDRLSVCIDEKIDEVISQCAHCKISSDTYYNCANMDCNELFLCCPTCAEKRKGCCSDTCMSANRVRPYQAAVRPKPFRRYSKESE, from the coding sequence ATGAAAAAAGATTATTGGATTGTAGCCTATTATATCTTTACTCCCATTGAAGACCCCTTGGAAGAAGTAAAGAGATATCAAAAATTTCTAGAAAATAAAAATATTAAGTGTCGGATCTACATTGCTCATAATGGGGTTAATGCCCAAATGAGCGGTTATAAAACCGATATCCAAGTCTATATAGATTGGATCAAACAGGACGCACGTTTTAAAGAAATTTCTTTTAAAATAGATTCTTACCATGAGCATGTATTCCCTAAAGTCTGCATAAAATTTCGTAAGCAGCTTGTCGCCCTAGATGAAGAGGTTGATCTAGGGTTAACAGGTAAACATCTTTCTCCTAAAGAATGGAAAGAGATGTTGGAAAATCGCGATGAGGGTGTTTTGTTGCTCGATGTGCGCAATCAATATGAATCGGAACTTGGTCATTTTGAAGGAGCTGAGCTTCCTTGTTTAAAAAATTTTAGAGAGTTTCCTCCTTACGCAAAAGAATTAAAAAATCATTATGATCCTGCCCAGACAAAGGTTATGATGTATTGTACCGGAGGTATTCGATGCGAACTGTATTCTGCTCTGCTGAAAAAAGAAGGTTTTACTGAGATCTACCAATTAGATGGTGGTGTGATTAATTACGGAAAACAAGAAAGTACCGCACATTGGAGGGGCAAGTTATTTGTATTTGACGATCGCTTATCTGTTTGTATAGATGAAAAAATAGATGAGGTAATCAGCCAGTGCGCTCACTGCAAAATAAGCAGTGATACGTATTATAATTGTGCAAATATGGATTGTAATGAGCTTTTCTTATGTTGTCCTACTTGTGCAGAAAAACGCAAAGGCTGTTGCAGTGATACTTGTATGTCTGCTAATAGGGTAAGACCTTACCAGGCAGCTGTGCGCCCTAAGCCTTTTCGTCGGTATTCCAAAGAGAGCGAATAA